One genomic window of Kosmotoga olearia TBF 19.5.1 includes the following:
- the cmr1 gene encoding type III-B CRISPR module RAMP protein Cmr1, translating into MNLQIKTPIWTGDIDTKSDTIQPTGVTGSLRWWMETLIRGMNEFACDPTDEIRCPNNNEGNYCPVCLIFGARGRRRLFRLEINGGKKISFPGNKAINIKPSGRSHGWFLGPGIVGKLEIKIISLDEKFDETLILVPLLIASKWGEIGAKTQLGYGVVELTNPSDVDFHDFRGALEKLFSKDAKRQKSNSLGFPNLKEMFFAKVQFRARGDWWKKINGVEKSKKAVEECLRNNFFPIAPVIKNWLRYGNGKEIWKIGGQNTKGLENWLFGTSKSVCPQCYNGVTPKNGDGDKIFKCANCKREFKKEEIIERSASKINISCAYKINSDLWEFRLWGWIPENDTPQGFNRNAFLDALKNELNMNNLAEILGERAQNHQLVVWREFQTKRDTVKLYTDIEEFIQSLLKGEGENVS; encoded by the coding sequence ATTAACTTACAAATAAAAACTCCTATCTGGACGGGTGATATTGATACAAAGAGTGATACCATTCAACCAACCGGTGTTACTGGTTCACTTCGCTGGTGGATGGAAACTCTCATCAGAGGAATGAATGAATTTGCGTGTGATCCCACCGACGAGATAAGATGCCCCAACAACAATGAAGGGAATTACTGTCCTGTCTGCCTGATCTTCGGTGCCAGAGGAAGAAGAAGATTGTTCAGATTAGAGATAAATGGAGGAAAGAAAATCTCTTTCCCGGGAAATAAAGCTATAAACATAAAACCCTCCGGCCGTTCACATGGCTGGTTTTTGGGACCTGGTATCGTCGGAAAATTAGAGATTAAAATAATTTCTCTTGATGAAAAATTCGATGAAACTCTCATATTAGTACCGCTACTCATCGCTTCAAAATGGGGGGAAATTGGAGCAAAGACACAACTTGGGTACGGCGTAGTTGAACTGACAAATCCTTCGGACGTTGACTTTCATGATTTTAGGGGAGCTCTTGAAAAACTTTTCTCAAAAGATGCAAAACGTCAAAAATCAAATAGCCTCGGTTTTCCAAATCTCAAAGAAATGTTTTTTGCAAAAGTTCAATTCAGGGCACGCGGAGATTGGTGGAAGAAGATAAACGGAGTTGAAAAAAGCAAAAAAGCGGTAGAAGAATGTCTTCGTAATAATTTCTTCCCCATAGCTCCGGTGATCAAAAACTGGCTGAGATATGGAAATGGAAAAGAAATCTGGAAAATCGGAGGTCAAAACACAAAAGGTTTGGAAAACTGGTTGTTTGGAACCAGTAAAAGTGTTTGCCCGCAGTGTTATAACGGAGTAACTCCGAAAAATGGGGATGGAGATAAAATTTTTAAATGCGCAAATTGTAAGCGAGAATTCAAAAAAGAAGAAATTATCGAAAGAAGCGCCTCAAAGATAAACATTTCCTGCGCTTATAAAATAAACAGTGATCTCTGGGAATTCAGACTCTGGGGATGGATTCCAGAAAACGACACACCCCAAGGGTTTAATCGAAATGCTTTTCTGGATGCTCTTAAAAATGAGCTCAATATGAACAATCTAGCGGAAATTCTTGGTGAACGGGCGCAGAACCATCAGCTTGTTGTGTGGAGAGAATTCCAGACAAAAAGGGATACTGTGAAGTTGTATACAGACATAGAGGAATTCATCCAGAGCCTTCTGAAAGGAGAAGGGGAGAATGTCTCATGA
- a CDS encoding TIGR04141 family sporadically distributed protein gives MKTRKLNILLAKQGYSDPRSMVNKPERFIWKDLDKKIISGQLAITKGSTTPSWVRFVNDALEEELTEVINSANSALLFVNVEKRMFILSFGYGRNMLKEECFVRDFGLKTVLNTVDPTKIKSIDSAITENITKHTRSQTSIASPTEEFGLDVSRDILRAVTGHPKEEYRKVLGRTITGKDSLHILVKITMRDLEELLEKILELYESDSYKENFDWVDNLREEKDPSKIKELKKKLVDDLNSEKYEAFHLAIPEIYEPDRIESFAYFSKNSFRYTELDIVEAIKELKKKTDEINFDTLKNKNIYAFESDTNGIYMRWSLAKCIVYETEYEDKRYVLTMGNWYCIEPSFAKEVTKSIEKIKDVQLISCQSDFREDQYNEKLAKNIGDAILFDKKLIKCTDARSRIELCDVLTKDHMLIHVKKRGRSSTLSHLFSQGKVSAEALLSDAGFLNEARNRIEKEKKNPDDYLPDTNDKIKSEGYTVVFAIIDKSDKPLSKSLPFFSLLNFRQVEKTLKMMGYKVAKAKIDVV, from the coding sequence TTGAAAACTCGTAAGTTGAACATCCTTCTCGCAAAGCAAGGCTATAGTGATCCTAGATCTATGGTTAACAAACCCGAGCGATTCATCTGGAAAGATCTTGATAAGAAAATCATTAGTGGACAACTTGCCATAACAAAGGGTAGTACAACTCCAAGTTGGGTAAGATTTGTTAATGATGCTTTGGAAGAGGAACTAACAGAAGTAATAAACAGTGCTAACAGTGCACTGCTGTTTGTTAATGTAGAAAAGCGTATGTTCATTCTCTCTTTTGGATATGGAAGAAATATGCTAAAAGAAGAATGCTTCGTGAGAGATTTTGGTTTGAAAACCGTTCTTAACACCGTTGATCCCACCAAGATCAAAAGCATTGACTCTGCAATAACAGAGAACATCACAAAGCATACTAGGTCTCAAACGAGCATAGCATCTCCAACAGAGGAATTCGGTTTAGATGTTTCTCGGGATATCCTGAGAGCCGTGACTGGACATCCAAAGGAAGAATATCGAAAAGTCTTGGGAAGAACCATAACGGGAAAAGATTCATTGCATATATTAGTTAAGATCACGATGAGAGATCTTGAAGAACTTCTGGAGAAGATCTTGGAGCTATATGAAAGTGATTCTTACAAAGAGAACTTCGACTGGGTAGACAATCTAAGAGAGGAAAAAGATCCTTCGAAAATTAAAGAGCTCAAGAAAAAACTCGTCGATGATTTGAATTCTGAGAAGTATGAAGCATTTCATCTTGCAATACCCGAAATCTATGAACCTGACAGGATCGAATCCTTCGCCTATTTCTCGAAAAATTCATTTAGGTATACAGAGTTAGACATTGTTGAAGCCATAAAAGAGCTAAAGAAAAAAACAGACGAAATAAACTTTGATACTCTTAAAAACAAGAACATCTATGCGTTTGAAAGTGATACAAATGGTATTTATATGAGATGGAGTTTGGCGAAATGTATTGTATATGAGACAGAATACGAAGATAAACGCTATGTTCTTACAATGGGAAATTGGTACTGTATTGAACCAAGCTTTGCCAAAGAAGTGACCAAAAGCATTGAGAAGATTAAAGATGTTCAGCTTATTAGCTGTCAAAGTGATTTTCGCGAAGACCAATACAATGAAAAATTAGCCAAAAATATTGGAGACGCTATTCTATTTGATAAAAAGCTCATTAAATGTACAGATGCCAGATCAAGAATTGAACTTTGCGACGTTCTTACCAAAGATCACATGCTCATACATGTGAAAAAGCGAGGACGATCTTCTACGCTTAGTCATCTCTTTTCACAAGGGAAGGTATCTGCAGAAGCGCTTTTATCCGATGCTGGATTTCTTAATGAGGCTCGAAATCGTATTGAGAAAGAGAAAAAGAATCCTGATGACTATCTCCCGGATACTAATGACAAAATAAAATCGGAAGGCTATACTGTAGTCTTTGCCATCATCGACAAGTCTGATAAACCATTAAGCAAATCTCTACCCTTTTTCAGTTTGCTAAATTTCAGGCAAGTCGAAAAGACATTGAAAATGATGGGCTACAAAGTTGCCAAGGCCAAAATTGATGTAGTATGA
- the cmr4 gene encoding type III-B CRISPR module RAMP protein Cmr4 yields MSPCESNIYKLETYYAITIDPIHVGVGGTRLERVDLSIVRDPATRLPKIPGTSISGPARAYTALATGKYRWKKDKQEYSCAGRGGEGGEKHCGIVNPACPVCVSYGFSRGSGNSMQGLAQFFDAHILLFPVSSMIGPVWVTSPLALELDDVNLSDDKFYPLGEQIKNRERLNFGWIMLEKEENSQKEAKEKLDEVKGVPPGLVAQRAVLVSDALFQKIVNSNLEVRTSVSIDPDTGTAEEKALFTYEAIPRGTILKFAIIYNSGKYFKVGGEELKTEDGGDVGINWVKVQVEKGLKLFEILGIGGMNTRGMGRMRVLNFEGVRGNV; encoded by the coding sequence ATGAGTCCTTGTGAATCCAATATTTACAAATTGGAAACCTATTACGCGATAACCATTGATCCAATACATGTTGGGGTGGGAGGAACAAGACTAGAAAGAGTGGATCTTTCCATAGTACGGGATCCTGCTACAAGACTTCCGAAAATACCGGGGACAAGTATAAGTGGACCCGCACGAGCGTATACTGCTCTTGCAACGGGGAAGTACAGATGGAAAAAGGACAAACAGGAATATTCCTGCGCAGGAAGAGGCGGAGAGGGTGGCGAAAAACATTGTGGAATAGTCAATCCCGCGTGCCCCGTGTGTGTTTCATATGGTTTTTCGAGAGGTTCTGGTAACAGCATGCAGGGTCTTGCGCAGTTTTTTGATGCACACATCCTTCTTTTCCCTGTTTCGTCCATGATAGGACCTGTGTGGGTGACTTCTCCATTGGCATTAGAGTTGGATGATGTCAATTTGTCAGACGATAAATTCTATCCTTTGGGAGAACAAATAAAAAACAGAGAAAGACTCAATTTCGGCTGGATCATGCTGGAAAAAGAAGAGAATAGTCAAAAGGAAGCGAAAGAGAAATTGGATGAAGTCAAAGGTGTGCCACCTGGTCTTGTGGCCCAAAGGGCAGTTCTTGTCTCGGACGCGCTTTTTCAAAAGATTGTAAACAGTAATCTTGAAGTGAGAACGTCAGTGAGTATCGATCCCGATACTGGTACTGCTGAAGAAAAAGCACTTTTCACTTATGAAGCGATACCGCGTGGTACCATTTTAAAATTCGCTATCATATACAATTCGGGTAAATATTTCAAAGTTGGTGGTGAAGAACTGAAAACAGAAGATGGAGGAGACGTTGGAATAAACTGGGTGAAAGTTCAGGTGGAGAAAGGCTTAAAACTTTTTGAAATCTTGGGAATAGGTGGCATGAACACGCGTGGAATGGGAAGAATGAGGGTGCTGAACTTTGAAGGAGTGAGAGGAAATGTGTGA
- a CDS encoding CRISPR-associated protein Csx11, whose product MSILKIVEENRVPILLAEIGAYLHDLGKATKDFIEGNSKEAGNQRPSHTPPKLFPDELRKILSEVKIDVLNEKASIMDFIEHHHNRELETVPKLVALISAVNNGFDGIDSGVDKGKVESKQSKEHTFISSAFGFENYKIEIDEIDRIKEEMYRKIEEHLTRFQKSSNDIETLYKVIFCTKKYYLLFLGETRRPANDVTLWDHSYSVATMMKCAVAQEFLKPENTFDPLHFDWKVFAVNFDVLGLLTKGIKIGDIKGYWKSVEKIFEEVKKMIEVTYPIGNEIFRDTKGIYFLTAAVELHELKEEILKKIRGIEPEIMACITEIPLETKIPPEEQGDRKTIEAKKKELLLKSIPEARKKALERVSFPAYSEGFPCNEFGPENNKEVCPICRLRTVERGKEICNHCLNRRTNRSQEWQMDPKSSIWIDEISDHNDRVALVVGMFKIDEWLNGSFIQTLTFNEPSTENASNPRNNDVRKHPSPARIRRVWETTEEFIRETVFKGILNNYEYPALRKQRIELEINPNPKVPEGSTCDISISGVRFSPVCVDSVRGLFVTTINLEILSKFGKTVKEIAEALSGQNIKLKTEPEKSWRDFRIAKAKPADDKYQDYLPYIKIYDFPDQFMILVPAYETLDIAEKIVEEYERQFSKVRDRLPLHLGVIAFHRRTPLYVVMDAAKRLLKKFESSKTIVVDVERVEDMKDPISGMSKKLLLRVNKRRIPLKWVVSYSTKDPDVEDLWYPYLRLCNKGKPNRKLCLDYTGNGNYVVHIKEIKEGDELEIEPSYFKLCYIEEASDRFYVDENLKFLDDIHEIQNLWKIVERKLRSKKWTISQLYAFLEELEKIKEYNGETFEQFLRSSLINILDLDDSSNEYNLLKTSVEDSLFELCLYWNLQVRKEKIGKGDQNESL is encoded by the coding sequence ATGAGCATTCTTAAAATAGTGGAAGAAAACAGAGTTCCCATCTTACTCGCTGAGATAGGGGCGTATTTACACGATCTGGGAAAAGCAACAAAGGATTTTATAGAGGGTAACTCAAAAGAAGCAGGAAACCAACGTCCCTCTCATACCCCTCCTAAGCTTTTTCCTGACGAACTCAGAAAAATCCTATCTGAAGTCAAGATAGACGTGCTAAACGAAAAAGCATCAATTATGGATTTCATAGAACACCATCATAATAGAGAATTGGAAACCGTTCCTAAGCTCGTTGCGTTGATAAGTGCCGTTAATAATGGATTCGACGGGATAGATTCCGGAGTAGATAAAGGAAAAGTGGAAAGCAAGCAGAGCAAAGAGCATACTTTCATCTCCAGTGCGTTTGGATTTGAAAACTATAAGATCGAGATTGATGAAATAGACCGCATCAAAGAGGAAATGTATAGGAAAATTGAAGAACATCTAACAAGATTTCAAAAAAGCTCTAATGACATTGAAACGCTGTATAAGGTAATTTTCTGTACAAAAAAGTATTATCTTCTATTTCTTGGTGAGACCAGGCGACCTGCGAACGATGTAACATTATGGGATCACTCGTATTCCGTTGCAACAATGATGAAGTGTGCGGTGGCTCAAGAATTTCTGAAGCCTGAAAATACATTCGACCCTCTTCATTTTGACTGGAAAGTTTTTGCTGTGAATTTCGATGTTCTTGGACTTCTAACTAAGGGGATAAAAATAGGTGACATAAAGGGATACTGGAAGAGTGTCGAAAAGATTTTCGAGGAAGTCAAGAAAATGATAGAGGTCACATATCCAATAGGTAATGAGATCTTTCGTGATACAAAGGGTATTTATTTCCTGACCGCTGCTGTGGAGTTACACGAATTGAAAGAAGAGATCCTGAAAAAGATAAGAGGAATCGAACCGGAAATAATGGCTTGTATTACGGAAATACCTCTTGAAACGAAAATTCCTCCCGAGGAACAAGGCGATAGGAAAACAATTGAAGCGAAGAAGAAAGAACTCCTGTTGAAATCCATCCCGGAAGCCAGAAAAAAAGCTTTAGAGCGAGTTTCTTTTCCTGCTTACTCGGAGGGATTTCCATGCAATGAGTTTGGACCTGAGAATAACAAAGAAGTATGTCCGATTTGTAGGTTGAGAACAGTAGAAAGAGGTAAAGAAATATGCAATCACTGTTTAAACAGAAGGACCAATCGTTCACAGGAATGGCAAATGGACCCGAAAAGTTCCATCTGGATCGACGAAATCTCTGATCACAATGACAGAGTAGCTCTCGTAGTAGGGATGTTCAAAATAGATGAGTGGTTGAACGGAAGTTTTATACAAACGCTTACGTTTAACGAACCCTCTACCGAAAATGCTAGTAACCCCAGAAACAATGATGTTAGAAAGCATCCGTCCCCTGCTCGCATAAGGAGAGTATGGGAGACTACGGAAGAATTCATCAGGGAAACTGTTTTTAAAGGGATACTAAACAACTATGAATATCCAGCTTTGAGAAAACAGCGCATAGAACTAGAAATAAACCCAAATCCCAAGGTTCCTGAGGGTTCAACTTGTGACATATCTATAAGTGGCGTTAGATTCAGCCCAGTTTGTGTCGACAGTGTAAGGGGGCTTTTTGTTACTACGATAAATCTTGAAATCTTGAGCAAATTCGGAAAAACGGTGAAAGAAATAGCAGAAGCACTTTCCGGCCAGAATATAAAACTGAAAACAGAACCAGAGAAAAGCTGGAGGGATTTCAGGATTGCAAAGGCGAAACCAGCAGACGACAAGTATCAGGATTATCTTCCTTACATAAAAATCTATGACTTTCCAGATCAATTCATGATACTCGTTCCTGCATATGAGACTCTCGACATTGCAGAGAAGATCGTTGAAGAATACGAAAGACAATTTTCCAAAGTACGAGATAGATTGCCCTTGCATCTTGGAGTCATTGCCTTTCATAGAAGAACACCGCTTTACGTGGTGATGGATGCTGCAAAAAGACTGCTGAAGAAGTTTGAATCATCAAAAACCATAGTGGTTGATGTGGAGAGAGTTGAAGATATGAAAGATCCGATATCAGGAATGAGTAAGAAGCTATTGCTGAGGGTCAACAAAAGAAGGATTCCCTTGAAGTGGGTTGTTTCATACTCCACAAAAGATCCAGACGTAGAAGATCTGTGGTATCCATACTTGAGGCTTTGCAACAAAGGGAAACCAAATAGAAAGCTTTGCTTAGATTATACGGGCAATGGGAATTACGTTGTGCACATCAAAGAGATAAAAGAAGGAGACGAATTAGAAATAGAACCTTCCTATTTCAAACTCTGCTACATAGAGGAAGCTTCAGATAGATTCTATGTGGATGAGAATTTGAAATTTCTAGACGATATCCATGAAATTCAGAATTTGTGGAAAATAGTTGAACGTAAACTAAGATCGAAAAAATGGACTATTTCACAGCTCTACGCTTTTTTGGAAGAACTTGAGAAAATCAAAGAATACAATGGAGAAACCTTTGAACAGTTTTTAAGATCGAGTCTTATCAATATACTGGATCTTGATGATTCTTCGAACGAATACAACCTTTTAAAAACGTCAGTTGAAGACAGTTTATTTGAACTGTGTCTCTACTGGAATCTTCAAGTCAGAAAAGAGAAAATAGGAAAGGGGGATCAAAATGAGTCCTTGTGA
- a CDS encoding UDP-2,3-diacylglucosamine diphosphatase, producing MGNIVIVSDLHIGDRSKADDFFTSGNYLEFIRFVKWIEQNDSIDKLIIAGDLFELWQCKIEKALQMYIDVWKAFIRLTKSNKEVIYVPGNHDSLPFAKLAYKAAPFPIGSLKLTDQTDLDQKKKLIFPYYMESNLWIEHGHRFDKYNHASSELAGGSKGLLGRFIAKVVGIAERSISKDIDEKLWDIYESTSEVFRSLKEKLTNPFYQVADNIQSYITPSSDKYQGNLEEYAEGAYKLGEDVLKKSKDISKVFIVFGHTHKPLLRKIDNHIIYANAGSWVEKTATFCLFDPSTNSINLYEWNDGKAMKIDQLS from the coding sequence ATGGGGAACATAGTTATTGTAAGTGATTTGCATATTGGTGATCGTTCAAAAGCAGATGATTTTTTCACGTCCGGTAATTATCTAGAATTTATTCGTTTCGTGAAATGGATTGAACAAAACGATAGCATAGACAAACTAATTATTGCTGGAGATCTTTTTGAACTTTGGCAATGTAAAATCGAAAAAGCCCTTCAAATGTACATAGACGTATGGAAAGCATTTATAAGACTTACTAAGTCAAACAAAGAAGTTATTTATGTTCCGGGAAATCATGACTCTTTACCCTTTGCTAAGCTTGCATATAAGGCTGCACCATTTCCAATAGGGTCGCTAAAATTAACTGATCAGACAGATCTCGATCAGAAAAAGAAGCTCATCTTTCCATACTATATGGAGTCAAATTTATGGATCGAACATGGTCATCGATTTGACAAATACAATCACGCAAGCTCCGAATTAGCAGGAGGTTCAAAGGGATTGCTTGGAAGATTTATTGCTAAAGTAGTCGGCATTGCCGAAAGGTCTATTTCTAAGGATATTGACGAAAAATTATGGGACATTTATGAATCTACTAGTGAAGTATTTAGATCTCTCAAAGAAAAGCTCACTAATCCATTTTATCAAGTTGCTGATAATATTCAGTCCTATATCACACCATCTAGCGATAAATATCAAGGCAATCTTGAAGAATATGCGGAGGGAGCTTATAAGCTAGGAGAAGATGTATTGAAAAAATCCAAAGATATTTCTAAGGTGTTTATAGTTTTTGGACACACACATAAACCTCTTTTGAGGAAAATCGATAATCATATAATTTATGCCAATGCAGGTTCTTGGGTAGAAAAAACAGCTACATTTTGCCTGTTTGACCCATCAACGAACTCTATTAACTTGTACGAGTGGAATGACGGCAAAGCAATGAAGATCGATCAGTTATCGTAA
- a CDS encoding RAMP superfamily CRISPR-associated protein, whose product MSWFLYSVTFRLKSPLHIGYHKIMHLMRTRLYVPGRTLWGAVTVRLVQKTGKGDYKKAGQFLKEQMRFGYLYLSDGEELFIPKYTEEGLKFGGVSLYEFEKKCVHSISTTSIDAYSLSAEEETLHHLEHINPYSMDDSSPLSLKGLLWVKKLESFSEQDDDLSLKYEGARLKLSELIQFLQVGGERKYGFGRIELSKLKRVDDTKLETEGFYGEWSETKESVNVIIIAGKPVWAHVECVPPLKIEGEIEIFTGREWDNRKGAGRAISSPGLCWVPGSVVKENTRFEVMNSGTWRIII is encoded by the coding sequence GTGAGCTGGTTTCTCTATTCTGTAACCTTCCGGCTGAAATCACCTTTGCACATTGGATATCACAAAATCATGCATCTCATGCGAACAAGACTCTATGTTCCTGGAAGAACTCTTTGGGGTGCTGTGACGGTAAGACTTGTGCAGAAAACAGGTAAAGGTGACTATAAAAAAGCCGGGCAGTTTTTGAAAGAACAGATGAGATTTGGATATCTTTATCTTTCAGATGGAGAAGAACTCTTTATTCCTAAATATACGGAGGAAGGTTTAAAATTCGGTGGAGTCTCTTTGTATGAGTTTGAAAAAAAGTGTGTTCATTCCATATCAACAACCTCCATAGATGCATACTCTCTATCCGCAGAAGAGGAGACCCTGCATCATCTTGAGCATATAAATCCTTACAGTATGGATGATTCTTCTCCTTTGTCTCTTAAGGGGTTGCTGTGGGTGAAGAAACTCGAGAGCTTTTCTGAACAGGACGATGATCTTTCACTCAAATATGAAGGTGCTCGGCTGAAACTCTCTGAACTGATTCAGTTTCTACAAGTAGGTGGTGAGAGAAAGTACGGATTCGGGAGGATAGAGTTGTCGAAACTAAAAAGGGTAGACGATACAAAACTGGAAACAGAGGGATTTTATGGTGAATGGAGTGAAACTAAGGAGTCCGTAAATGTGATTATAATAGCGGGAAAGCCTGTCTGGGCACATGTTGAATGTGTTCCACCTTTGAAAATAGAAGGCGAGATAGAGATTTTCACGGGAAGAGAATGGGATAACAGAAAAGGAGCAGGAAGAGCTATTTCCTCCCCCGGTCTTTGCTGGGTACCTGGATCCGTTGTGAAAGAAAATACTAGGTTTGAGGTAATGAACTCAGGAACATGGCGAATCATTATTTGA
- a CDS encoding IS701-like element ISKol8 family transposase, whose translation MPTTNIPQLLNSMCEEISFPRSEHKTLLLDYTRGLAISHFKSLSSIGRKMGHSQSSFSRMLSNTMVTTEELTGSRLNFIQNFLSNNGLEPKYIILDETVIERYGSKIENLGKYYSSTAEKVINSISLISSVLYVKNGLFFPLVTRERTKGDFTGQLISILEYSKLENNIVLVDGAIMCGRIFAKVVNSASTIIGRLRTNLKVVIDGKSFLLSKLKKKTKGVTSFIARVPSYQAKVKIVIDNSADETRIILCSDTNMTEYEILNHYSKRETVEEYFKQAKGLLGLKTQVYSQRSTEKHTELVALYFTAMMIARYYLNVKDRIGFREFIERQIEQYHLEKALFSLFALFVRDPESFFCFLSGFI comes from the coding sequence ATGCCCACAACTAATATACCACAACTTCTAAATTCTATGTGTGAAGAGATTTCTTTTCCCAGGTCTGAGCACAAAACACTGCTGCTCGATTACACCAGAGGCCTTGCCATATCTCATTTCAAAAGCCTCAGTTCAATCGGTAGGAAAATGGGGCATTCTCAGTCATCTTTCTCACGAATGCTTTCAAACACCATGGTTACCACTGAAGAGCTCACAGGCAGCAGATTGAATTTCATCCAAAACTTTCTTTCTAACAATGGTCTTGAACCCAAATACATCATATTGGATGAGACCGTTATTGAGAGGTATGGCTCAAAGATAGAGAACCTTGGCAAGTATTACTCTTCCACAGCAGAGAAGGTAATAAACAGTATCTCGCTTATCTCATCTGTACTATATGTAAAGAACGGACTGTTTTTTCCCCTGGTTACAAGAGAAAGAACAAAGGGTGATTTCACAGGGCAACTCATCTCCATTCTTGAGTACTCGAAGCTTGAAAACAACATTGTCCTTGTAGATGGAGCCATTATGTGCGGCAGGATATTTGCAAAGGTTGTCAATTCTGCTTCGACTATAATCGGCAGGCTGAGAACCAATCTCAAGGTTGTGATTGACGGAAAAAGCTTCTTGCTTTCAAAGCTCAAGAAAAAAACTAAGGGAGTCACATCATTTATTGCGAGAGTTCCGAGCTACCAAGCAAAGGTAAAGATAGTCATTGACAACAGTGCTGACGAAACGAGAATCATTCTTTGCAGCGACACGAACATGACAGAGTATGAGATACTCAATCATTACAGCAAAAGAGAGACTGTGGAAGAATACTTCAAGCAGGCAAAAGGTCTATTGGGGCTGAAAACACAGGTTTACTCACAGCGTTCCACTGAAAAACACACGGAGCTTGTAGCTCTCTACTTCACAGCGATGATGATAGCGAGATACTATTTGAATGTCAAAGACCGGATAGGATTCAGAGAATTCATTGAACGGCAGATAGAACAGTACCATCTGGAAAAAGCTTTATTTTCCCTATTTGCTTTATTTGTTCGTGATCCCGAATCGTTCTTTTGTTTTCTCTCTGGGTTTATCTAG
- a CDS encoding RAMP superfamily CRISPR-associated protein: MSHDFYAYYQTKDKQDFDQLANGSEKYDDIVDTYQRVLLLSTAYYKSNIVNHAKSGLKAILHSRGFYGQYIHCRLDEIKLLGIDSNIDITFLPKGSWVLEFHIGLEKPFLSRDDVPLYIIDNPVKKDNVFAIPFTSATTWKGNLRWAMMKKLLEENKDNPETFAEMRFRHTLLFGTEKGWEETPTGWTEYLDRMCPGAREFYRKRLVKMFDKSDSKAEDIHVEGMLHFYPTFWNKIDLMVINPHDRKTKTGKNPIYFEVVPEGAKGIFRLLYVPYHWLGNNDEKLKEEVWEDLSQVVAGLEAMTLEYGFSAKKTIGFGKIKDRWDKGASRLEVKEFLSALQFSNFDELKDIVERGKK; the protein is encoded by the coding sequence ATGTCTCATGATTTTTATGCTTACTATCAAACGAAAGACAAACAGGATTTCGATCAGCTTGCCAATGGTTCTGAAAAATACGACGATATTGTAGATACGTATCAAAGAGTCTTACTTCTTTCCACAGCTTATTATAAGAGCAATATTGTTAATCATGCGAAATCTGGTCTAAAAGCCATTTTGCATTCTCGTGGATTTTACGGTCAATACATTCACTGCAGGCTGGATGAAATAAAACTACTTGGAATAGATTCGAATATAGATATAACTTTCTTACCAAAAGGAAGCTGGGTTCTTGAATTTCATATAGGATTGGAGAAACCCTTTCTGTCGAGAGATGATGTTCCACTTTACATCATCGATAACCCTGTAAAGAAAGACAATGTCTTTGCAATACCCTTCACCTCTGCCACCACGTGGAAGGGAAATTTACGATGGGCGATGATGAAAAAACTTCTTGAAGAGAACAAAGACAATCCAGAAACATTTGCGGAAATGAGGTTTCGCCATACGTTACTTTTCGGAACAGAAAAGGGATGGGAAGAAACACCAACAGGATGGACCGAATACCTGGATAGGATGTGTCCCGGTGCAAGAGAATTCTACAGAAAAAGATTAGTAAAGATGTTCGATAAAAGCGACTCCAAGGCAGAAGATATTCATGTTGAAGGAATGCTTCATTTTTATCCCACCTTCTGGAACAAAATCGATCTGATGGTGATCAATCCCCACGATAGAAAAACAAAAACTGGCAAGAATCCCATTTATTTTGAAGTCGTTCCTGAAGGAGCAAAGGGCATATTCCGTTTACTCTATGTACCATACCACTGGCTGGGAAACAATGACGAAAAACTCAAAGAGGAAGTTTGGGAAGATCTAAGCCAGGTTGTAGCTGGCCTTGAAGCTATGACGCTCGAGTACGGATTTTCTGCGAAGAAAACGATTGGTTTTGGGAAGATAAAAGATAGATGGGACAAAGGTGCCAGCAGGCTTGAGGTAAAAGAGTTTTTGTCTGCTTTGCAGTTTTCAAATTTTGATGAGCTAAAAGATATTGTGGAGCGTGGGAAAAAATGA